A genomic segment from Klebsiella africana encodes:
- the modC gene encoding molybdenum ABC transporter ATP-binding protein ModC codes for MLELDFTQTLGSHCLQIRETLPASGITAIFGVSGAGKTSLINAISGLTRPQTGRIVLNGRVLNDTAQRICLAPEQRRIGYVFQDARLFPHYKVRGNLQYGMAKSMVNQFDKLVDLLGIAPLLDRLPGRLSGGEKQRVAIGRALLTAPELLLLDEPLASLDIPRKRELLPYLQRLAQEIHIPMLYVSHSLDEIQHLADRVLVLEAGKVKAFGPLEEVWSSSVMHPWLPAEQQSTILSATVAAQHPQYAMTALALGDQLLWVNRLDRPAGESARIRIQASDVSLTLAQPSGTSIRNILRAEVVQCLEVNGQIEVQLRVSGRLLWARISPWARDDLAIAPGQQVFAQIKSVSIAA; via the coding sequence ATGCTGGAGCTGGACTTTACCCAGACCCTCGGCAGCCACTGCCTGCAGATCCGTGAAACCCTGCCTGCCAGCGGGATCACCGCCATTTTTGGCGTCTCCGGCGCGGGCAAAACCTCGTTGATCAACGCCATCAGCGGCCTGACCCGTCCGCAGACGGGGCGGATCGTTCTCAATGGCCGGGTGCTGAACGACACCGCGCAGCGTATCTGCCTGGCGCCGGAGCAGCGCCGTATCGGCTATGTCTTTCAGGATGCACGCTTGTTTCCCCACTATAAAGTGCGCGGCAATCTGCAGTATGGGATGGCGAAATCCATGGTCAACCAGTTCGATAAGCTGGTGGACCTGCTGGGGATTGCGCCGTTGCTGGATCGCCTGCCAGGCCGGTTATCCGGCGGCGAAAAGCAGCGTGTGGCCATCGGCCGCGCCCTGCTGACCGCGCCGGAGCTGCTGCTGCTGGATGAGCCGCTGGCCTCGCTGGACATCCCGCGCAAACGCGAGCTGCTGCCCTACCTGCAGCGGCTGGCGCAGGAGATCCATATTCCAATGCTTTACGTCAGCCACTCGCTGGATGAGATCCAGCATCTGGCCGATCGCGTGTTGGTGCTGGAGGCCGGAAAGGTGAAGGCTTTCGGTCCGCTGGAGGAGGTCTGGAGCAGCAGCGTTATGCACCCCTGGCTGCCGGCGGAACAGCAAAGCACTATCCTCAGCGCCACTGTCGCCGCGCAGCACCCGCAGTATGCGATGACGGCCCTGGCGCTGGGGGACCAGTTGCTGTGGGTCAACCGACTCGATCGTCCCGCCGGGGAGAGTGCGAGGATCCGCATTCAGGCATCGGACGTCTCGCTGACGTTAGCGCAACCGTCAGGGACCAGTATTCGTAATATCTTGCGCGCCGAGGTGGTTCAGTGTCTGGAGGTCAACGGACAGATTGAGGTGCAGCTCAGAGTGAGTGGCCGTCTGCTATGGGCCAGGATTAGCCCATGGGCGCGGGACGACCTGGCGATAGCGCCAGGCCAGCAGGTTTTTGCTCAGATCAAAAGCGTGTCGATTGCCGCCTGA
- a CDS encoding biofilm development regulator YmgB/AriR family protein, translating to MHIKNTIPAEFVFNSALMKNIENTLIKQHRTINNERMITEIQHRLQTESNEILSDLYLQALDMLYSKPHH from the coding sequence ATGCATATTAAAAATACCATTCCAGCAGAGTTTGTGTTCAATTCAGCCCTGATGAAAAATATTGAAAATACGCTCATTAAGCAGCACAGAACGATAAATAATGAGCGAATGATTACGGAGATCCAGCATCGTCTGCAAACGGAAAGTAATGAAATACTCTCCGACCTCTATCTGCAGGCGCTGGATATGCTGTACAGCAAACCTCATCATTAA
- the modA gene encoding molybdate ABC transporter substrate-binding protein has protein sequence MAGSWLRGFIGASLTLFVAGQALAQEGKVTVFAAASLTNAMQDIAQAYKKEKNVDVVSSFASSSTLARQIEAGAPADLFISADQKWMDYAVEKKAIDTTTRTTLLGNSLVVVAPKASEQGAITIDEKTNWTSLLNGSRLAVGDPQHVPAGIYAKEALQKLGAWETLSPKLAPAEDVRGALALVERNEAPLGIVYGSDAVASKGVKVVGTFPEASHQKVEYPLAIVDGHRNAAVSDFYDYLKGPEASAIFKRYGFTTH, from the coding sequence ATGGCAGGTTCTTGGTTACGCGGCTTTATCGGGGCATCACTCACACTGTTCGTCGCCGGGCAGGCGCTGGCGCAAGAGGGGAAAGTGACCGTTTTCGCCGCCGCGTCGTTAACCAACGCGATGCAGGATATTGCCCAGGCGTATAAGAAAGAGAAAAACGTCGATGTCGTGTCGTCGTTTGCCTCGTCGTCGACGCTGGCGCGGCAGATTGAAGCGGGCGCGCCGGCGGATCTGTTTATCTCCGCCGATCAGAAATGGATGGATTACGCGGTAGAGAAAAAAGCCATTGATACGACGACCCGTACGACCCTGCTTGGCAACAGCCTGGTGGTGGTCGCGCCAAAAGCCAGCGAGCAGGGGGCGATAACCATTGATGAGAAAACCAACTGGACCAGCCTACTGAATGGAAGCCGTCTGGCGGTGGGCGATCCGCAGCATGTCCCGGCCGGTATCTATGCCAAAGAAGCGCTGCAGAAACTCGGTGCCTGGGAAACGCTGTCGCCGAAGCTCGCCCCGGCTGAAGACGTTCGCGGTGCGCTGGCGCTGGTGGAGCGTAACGAAGCGCCGCTGGGGATTGTCTATGGCTCCGATGCCGTAGCCAGCAAAGGGGTGAAAGTGGTCGGCACCTTCCCGGAAGCCTCGCATCAGAAAGTCGAGTACCCGCTGGCGATTGTCGATGGTCACCGCAACGCGGCCGTGAGCGACTTCTACGACTACCTGAAAGGGCCGGAAGCGTCCGCTATCTTTAAACGTTACGGATTTACCACTCACTGA
- the ycgZ gene encoding regulatory protein YcgZ, giving the protein MQQNGYIPDTANAIAQYFNKASLPSQQETLGQIVMDILNEGRHLNRKALCTKLLNRLDRARAPEEESHYQTLIGLLFAGQE; this is encoded by the coding sequence ATGCAGCAGAATGGTTACATTCCAGATACAGCGAACGCAATTGCCCAGTATTTCAATAAAGCATCGTTACCTTCCCAACAGGAGACGCTGGGTCAAATCGTGATGGATATTCTTAATGAAGGACGCCATCTCAACCGCAAGGCGCTGTGTACCAAACTGTTGAATCGTCTTGACCGCGCCCGTGCTCCCGAGGAAGAGAGCCATTATCAAACCTTAATTGGTTTGCTGTTTGCCGGCCAGGAGTAA
- the modB gene encoding molybdate ABC transporter permease subunit, protein MFLSEPEWQAVLLSLKVSSLAVVLSLPFGIFFSWLLVRRSFPGKALLDSILHLPLVLPPVVVGYLLLVAMGRRGFIGSWLYDWFGISFAFSWRGAVLAAAVMSFPLMVRAIRLALEGVDVKLEQAARTLGASRWRVFFTITLPLTLPGIIVGTVLAFARSLGEFGATITFVSNIPGETRTLPSAMYTLIQTPGGEGAAARLCIIAIGLALVSLLISEWLARVSRQRMGG, encoded by the coding sequence ATGTTTCTGAGCGAACCCGAATGGCAGGCGGTACTGCTGAGCCTGAAAGTCTCCTCCCTGGCGGTGGTATTGAGCTTACCCTTCGGGATCTTTTTTTCCTGGCTGTTGGTACGGCGTTCCTTCCCCGGCAAGGCCCTGCTCGACAGTATTCTCCATCTGCCGCTGGTGCTGCCGCCGGTGGTGGTGGGGTATCTGCTGCTGGTGGCCATGGGACGACGCGGGTTTATTGGCAGCTGGTTGTATGACTGGTTCGGCATAAGCTTTGCCTTCAGCTGGCGCGGGGCGGTGCTGGCGGCGGCGGTGATGTCTTTCCCGCTGATGGTGCGCGCCATTCGCCTGGCGCTGGAAGGGGTGGACGTCAAACTGGAGCAAGCGGCGAGAACCCTCGGGGCCAGCCGCTGGCGGGTATTTTTCACCATTACGTTGCCGTTGACTCTGCCGGGGATTATTGTCGGCACGGTGCTGGCCTTCGCCCGCTCGTTAGGGGAGTTTGGCGCGACCATCACGTTCGTCTCCAATATTCCCGGTGAAACGCGCACCCTGCCTTCGGCGATGTACACCTTGATTCAAACCCCGGGCGGGGAGGGGGCGGCGGCCCGCCTCTGTATTATCGCCATCGGTCTGGCACTGGTCTCGCTATTGATTTCGGAATGGCTGGCCCGCGTGAGTCGCCAGCGCATGGGAGGATAA
- the modF gene encoding molybdate ABC transporter ATP-binding protein ModF — translation MSSLQISQGTFRLSDTKTLKIDHLHVTTGESWAFVGSNGSGKSALARALAGDLTLLSGQCESQFSRVTRLSFEQLQKLVSDEWQRNNTDLLSPGEEDTGRTTAEIIQDEVNDPARCAQLAEQFGISALLNRRFKYLSTGETRKTLLCQALMSDPELLILDEPFDGLDVNSRQQLAALLADLHSAGITLVLVLNRFDEIPAFVQFAGVLADCTLIDTGQKASLLQQALVAQLAHSEKLDGITLPEPDELPAHHALVDSAPRIVLNDGVVSYNDRPVINHLSWTVNPGEHWQIVGPNGAGKSTLLSLITGDHPQGYSNDLTLFGRRRGSGETIWDIKKHIGYVSSSLHLDYRVSTNVRNVILSGYFDSIGIYQAVSDKQHKLVQQWLDILGIDKRTADAPFHSLSWGQQRLALIVRALVKHPTLLILDEPLQGLDPLNRQLVRRFVDVLIGEGATQLLFVSHHAEDAPDCITHRLAFIPSGDGYTYQLGPVA, via the coding sequence ATGTCATCATTGCAAATTTCGCAAGGCACGTTTCGCCTGAGCGATACAAAAACCTTAAAAATAGACCACCTGCACGTGACAACAGGTGAAAGCTGGGCGTTTGTCGGCAGCAATGGCAGCGGCAAATCTGCCCTCGCGCGGGCGCTTGCCGGCGACCTGACCTTGCTCAGCGGACAATGCGAAAGTCAGTTCTCACGCGTGACCCGCCTCTCCTTCGAACAGTTGCAGAAGCTGGTCAGCGACGAGTGGCAACGCAATAACACCGACCTGCTCAGCCCCGGTGAAGAAGATACCGGTCGCACCACGGCGGAGATTATCCAGGATGAGGTGAACGATCCAGCCCGCTGCGCGCAGCTTGCCGAACAGTTTGGCATCAGCGCCCTGCTGAACCGCCGGTTTAAGTATCTGTCGACCGGCGAAACGCGCAAGACTTTACTGTGCCAGGCGCTGATGAGCGACCCGGAACTGCTGATCCTCGACGAGCCTTTCGACGGCCTCGACGTCAACTCCCGCCAGCAGCTGGCTGCCCTGCTGGCCGACCTCCACAGCGCCGGCATCACCCTGGTGTTGGTTCTCAACCGCTTCGATGAGATCCCGGCGTTTGTGCAATTCGCCGGCGTGCTGGCAGACTGCACTCTCATCGACACCGGCCAGAAGGCGTCCCTGCTGCAGCAGGCGCTGGTCGCTCAGCTGGCGCACAGTGAAAAACTGGACGGCATCACCCTGCCAGAGCCGGATGAATTGCCAGCCCACCATGCGCTGGTAGACTCAGCGCCGCGTATCGTGCTCAATGACGGCGTGGTATCCTATAACGATCGACCGGTCATCAACCATCTCTCATGGACCGTGAACCCGGGGGAACACTGGCAGATCGTCGGCCCCAACGGCGCCGGTAAATCCACGCTGCTGAGCCTTATCACTGGCGATCATCCGCAGGGCTACAGCAACGATCTCACGCTCTTTGGCCGCCGTCGCGGCAGCGGCGAGACCATCTGGGACATCAAAAAGCATATCGGCTACGTCAGCAGCAGCCTGCATCTGGACTACCGGGTCAGCACCAACGTCCGCAACGTCATCCTGTCGGGCTACTTTGACTCTATTGGCATTTACCAGGCGGTTTCCGACAAGCAGCACAAGCTGGTGCAACAGTGGCTGGATATCCTCGGCATTGATAAACGCACCGCCGACGCGCCGTTTCATAGCCTATCGTGGGGCCAGCAGCGGCTGGCGCTTATCGTCCGCGCGCTGGTGAAGCATCCCACCCTGCTGATCCTCGATGAACCGCTGCAGGGGCTAGACCCCCTCAATCGTCAGCTGGTACGCCGCTTTGTCGACGTACTGATTGGCGAAGGCGCCACGCAACTGTTGTTTGTTTCACACCATGCCGAAGATGCCCCGGACTGTATTACCCACCGTCTGGCGTTCATTCCCAGTGGAGACGGTTACACTTATCAGCTCGGCCCCGTGGCCTGA
- the modE gene encoding molybdenum-dependent transcriptional regulator produces MQAEILLTLKLQQRLFADPRRIALLKQIDQTGSISQGAKHAGISYKSAWDAINEMNQLSEQPLVDRATGGKGGGGAVLTRYGQRLIQLYDLLAQIQQKAFDVLSDDDALPLDSLLAAISRFSLQTSARNQWFGTITGRDRQRVQQHVEVLLADGQTRLNVAITAQSAEKLGLDEGQEVLVLLKAPWVGITLDPEVARQADNQLPGRISHLECGSGQCEVLMTLADGQTLCATLPQAQTSGLAEGTEAIAYFNADRIILATLC; encoded by the coding sequence ATGCAGGCCGAAATTCTTCTCACCCTTAAGCTACAGCAGCGCCTGTTTGCCGATCCCCGGCGGATCGCCCTGCTTAAACAGATTGACCAGACCGGTTCGATAAGCCAGGGGGCAAAGCACGCGGGCATCAGCTATAAGAGCGCATGGGATGCCATCAACGAAATGAACCAGCTCAGCGAACAGCCGCTGGTGGATCGCGCTACCGGGGGGAAGGGCGGCGGTGGCGCGGTGCTGACCCGCTATGGGCAGCGCCTGATCCAACTGTACGATCTGCTGGCGCAGATCCAGCAGAAAGCCTTTGACGTTCTCAGCGATGACGATGCCCTGCCGCTGGACAGCCTGCTGGCGGCCATTTCACGCTTTTCTCTGCAAACCAGCGCCCGTAACCAGTGGTTCGGCACTATCACTGGTCGCGACCGCCAGCGGGTGCAGCAGCACGTCGAGGTGCTGCTGGCCGACGGGCAGACGCGCCTGAACGTCGCCATTACCGCGCAGAGCGCGGAGAAGCTGGGGCTCGATGAGGGTCAGGAAGTACTGGTGCTGCTAAAAGCGCCCTGGGTCGGCATCACCCTTGACCCGGAAGTGGCTCGCCAGGCCGATAACCAGTTGCCCGGCCGCATCAGCCATCTCGAATGCGGTTCCGGGCAGTGCGAAGTGCTGATGACCCTGGCGGACGGCCAGACCCTGTGTGCCACCCTGCCACAAGCGCAAACGTCTGGCCTGGCGGAAGGGACGGAGGCGATCGCTTACTTCAATGCCGATCGCATCATTCTCGCGACGTTATGCTAA
- a CDS encoding helix-turn-helix transcriptional regulator: MSHHDTCYRSEHYDLWFDNRFLLYGMSLILNTLPASYFRKKHVFFTSDNYFAVLQHDYNRRDTLFILLTEGNDLNFLSELPMLRLPANSTPEELKIFLHQPTRYYKTHPAPGASVQFTEREKKVIQLISNGEAVASIGRSLNLHIKTIYQIRLNLIKKLGCSGRTDFFNISRSETFKSWSQIHL; this comes from the coding sequence ATGTCACACCATGATACTTGCTATCGTTCTGAGCATTACGACCTGTGGTTTGATAATCGTTTTCTTCTCTACGGGATGTCGCTGATCCTGAATACCCTGCCGGCATCTTACTTTCGTAAAAAACATGTTTTCTTTACCAGCGACAATTATTTTGCGGTACTACAGCACGATTATAACCGTCGGGATACGTTATTTATTCTTTTAACCGAAGGCAACGATCTTAATTTTCTTAGTGAACTGCCCATGCTGCGCTTACCGGCAAATTCGACGCCAGAAGAGTTAAAAATATTCCTGCATCAGCCCACTCGCTATTACAAAACACACCCGGCGCCGGGCGCCTCAGTGCAGTTTACCGAGCGGGAAAAGAAAGTTATTCAGCTTATCAGCAATGGCGAAGCGGTCGCCAGCATTGGTCGGTCACTCAATCTGCATATAAAAACCATTTATCAGATCCGGCTGAATCTCATTAAAAAGCTCGGCTGTAGCGGTAGAACCGATTTTTTTAATATCAGCCGCAGTGAGACCTTTAAATCCTGGAGTCAGATCCACCTGTAA
- the pgl gene encoding 6-phosphogluconolactonase — protein MKQTVYTASPESQQIHVWSLEADGRLTLVQVVDAPGQVQPMVVSPNKEFLYVGVRPEFRVLAYRITPDNGALTFAGEAALPGSPTHISTDHHGRFVFSASYNQGCVSVTPLLDGLPGETVTVVEGLEGCHSANISPDNRTLWVPALKQDRICLFTLSDDGFLSAQEPAEVTTVEGAGPRHMVFHPNQQYGYCVNELNSSVDVWELKDPNGNIECIQTLDMMPQDFTGVRWAADIHITPDGRHLYACDRTASIITVFSVSEDGSVLAVEGYQPTETQPRGFNLDHSGKYLIAAGQKSHHIAVYEIAGEQGLLQEKGRYAVGQGPMWVVVNAH, from the coding sequence ATGAAACAAACCGTTTATACCGCCAGCCCGGAAAGCCAACAAATCCATGTCTGGAGTCTTGAAGCGGACGGCAGATTGACGCTGGTGCAGGTGGTTGATGCCCCAGGGCAGGTCCAGCCGATGGTGGTCAGCCCCAACAAGGAGTTTCTGTACGTTGGCGTTCGTCCGGAGTTTCGCGTGCTGGCCTATCGCATCACGCCGGATAACGGGGCATTAACCTTTGCTGGTGAAGCGGCCTTGCCGGGCAGCCCGACCCATATTTCTACCGATCATCACGGCCGCTTTGTGTTCAGTGCCTCCTATAATCAGGGCTGCGTTAGCGTGACGCCGCTGCTGGATGGTCTGCCGGGCGAAACCGTCACGGTGGTGGAAGGTCTGGAAGGCTGCCACTCGGCCAATATCTCCCCGGACAATCGCACCCTGTGGGTGCCTGCGCTGAAGCAGGATCGCATCTGCCTGTTTACCCTCAGCGATGATGGTTTCCTCTCCGCTCAGGAGCCAGCGGAAGTGACTACCGTCGAGGGCGCTGGCCCACGCCACATGGTATTCCATCCGAACCAGCAGTATGGCTACTGCGTCAATGAACTGAACAGCTCAGTTGACGTCTGGGAGCTGAAAGATCCCAATGGCAACATCGAATGTATACAAACCCTGGATATGATGCCGCAGGATTTCACCGGCGTGCGTTGGGCGGCGGATATTCATATCACTCCGGATGGCCGTCATCTGTACGCCTGCGATCGTACCGCCAGCATCATCACGGTATTTAGCGTCTCGGAAGATGGCAGCGTGTTGGCTGTTGAAGGCTATCAGCCGACCGAAACCCAGCCACGTGGCTTTAACCTCGATCACAGCGGTAAGTATTTGATTGCGGCAGGGCAGAAATCGCACCATATCGCGGTGTATGAAATTGCCGGCGAGCAGGGGCTACTGCAGGAGAAAGGCCGCTATGCGGTTGGACAGGGCCCAATGTGGGTGGTGGTCAACGCCCACTGA
- a CDS encoding MerR family transcriptional regulator — translation MAFYSIGEVAERCGINPVTLRAWQRRYGLLKPQRSEGGHRQFDEEDILRIEEIKRWIERGVSVGKVKALLEDNLPVARDESAHLQEEMMSILRYMQPARIRAKLMALSHQHPVDTLIDSLLVPVRQRLKLDQNTSLVISSLLDGLLIDCVALFLAEARKKNGKETLLVGWSNEDRTRLWLEAWRLSQRGWHVNVLAEPLESPRPELFPGQHIFVWTGRAATPLQEELLSHWQEQGFSIHFHGNN, via the coding sequence ATGGCGTTTTACAGTATCGGTGAAGTCGCCGAACGTTGCGGAATCAATCCGGTCACACTGCGCGCCTGGCAGCGGCGTTACGGTCTACTGAAACCGCAACGCAGCGAAGGCGGGCATCGACAGTTTGATGAAGAAGATATCCTGCGCATTGAAGAGATCAAGCGCTGGATAGAGCGCGGCGTGTCCGTGGGAAAAGTCAAGGCGCTGCTGGAGGATAACCTGCCGGTGGCGCGCGACGAATCCGCGCATCTTCAGGAAGAGATGATGTCTATTCTCCGATATATGCAGCCCGCCAGAATCCGCGCCAAATTAATGGCGCTGAGTCATCAACACCCCGTCGATACCCTCATTGACAGCCTGTTAGTGCCGGTACGTCAGCGCCTCAAGCTCGATCAGAATACCTCGCTGGTGATTAGCAGCCTGCTGGACGGTCTGCTCATTGACTGCGTAGCGCTGTTCCTCGCCGAAGCGCGTAAAAAAAATGGCAAAGAGACGTTGCTGGTGGGCTGGAGTAATGAAGACCGGACGCGTTTGTGGCTGGAGGCATGGCGTCTTTCCCAGCGCGGCTGGCATGTGAACGTCCTCGCCGAACCGCTGGAGTCGCCGCGGCCCGAGCTTTTCCCCGGGCAGCATATCTTCGTCTGGACCGGACGCGCTGCCACGCCACTGCAGGAAGAGCTGCTGAGCCACTGGCAGGAGCAGGGCTTCAGCATCCATTTTCACGGGAATAATTAA
- a CDS encoding AcrZ family multidrug efflux pump-associated protein, producing the protein MLELLKSLVFAVIMVPVVMAVILGLIYGLGEVFNVFSGVSRKDRSQQNH; encoded by the coding sequence ATGTTAGAGCTTTTGAAAAGTCTGGTTTTTGCGGTCATCATGGTACCGGTGGTGATGGCGGTGATCCTGGGGTTGATTTACGGCCTCGGCGAAGTGTTCAACGTCTTTTCCGGTGTAAGTCGTAAAGATCGTAGCCAGCAAAATCACTGA
- a CDS encoding pyridoxal phosphatase produces the protein MTTRVIALDLDGTLLTSKKTILPASLAALARAREAGYQVIVVTGRHHVAIHPFYQALALDTPAICCNGTYLYDYHAKKVLAADPMSVEHAVSLTTMLAEQQIHGLAYVDDAMLYEQPTGHVIRTRNWAQALPEDQRPVFTQVDSLAQAVREVNAVWKFALTDDDIPRLQRFAQQVGETLGLECEWSWHDQVDIARAGNSKGKRLAQWVADQGLSMQDVVAFGDNYNDLSMLEAAGTGVAMGNAVDDVKARANVVIGDNESTSIAEFIYRQLL, from the coding sequence ATGACAACACGCGTGATTGCCCTGGATTTAGACGGCACCCTGCTCACCAGCAAAAAAACCATTCTGCCCGCTTCGCTGGCAGCGCTCGCCCGCGCCAGGGAAGCAGGCTATCAGGTGATCGTCGTTACCGGACGTCATCACGTCGCGATTCATCCTTTTTATCAGGCACTGGCTCTCGATACACCTGCAATTTGTTGTAATGGCACCTATTTGTATGATTATCACGCAAAAAAGGTTTTGGCTGCCGATCCTATGTCGGTGGAACACGCTGTCAGCCTGACGACTATGCTCGCCGAACAGCAGATCCACGGTCTGGCGTATGTAGATGATGCCATGCTTTACGAGCAGCCCACCGGACACGTGATCCGGACCCGCAACTGGGCGCAGGCGCTACCGGAGGATCAGCGCCCGGTCTTCACTCAGGTCGACTCGCTGGCGCAGGCGGTTCGCGAAGTCAATGCGGTGTGGAAATTCGCCCTCACCGACGACGATATTCCCCGCCTTCAGCGGTTTGCGCAACAGGTCGGCGAGACGCTGGGCCTCGAGTGTGAATGGTCCTGGCACGATCAGGTGGATATCGCCCGCGCCGGCAACAGCAAAGGCAAACGCCTGGCGCAATGGGTGGCCGACCAGGGACTGTCGATGCAGGATGTGGTGGCCTTCGGCGATAACTACAACGATCTTAGCATGCTGGAAGCGGCGGGCACCGGGGTGGCGATGGGCAATGCGGTGGACGACGTTAAAGCCCGCGCCAATGTGGTCATCGGCGATAATGAGTCCACCAGCATCGCCGAGTTTATCTACCGCCAGTTGCTGTAA
- a CDS encoding biofilm development regulator YmgB/AriR family protein yields the protein MHQQPDIYAGLQDTALSDFFRNAGDKLVDESAVMSLAINSILQSEGHLNNKAIILWLIQALETTDDVVTADVIRKTLEIVVGYTMDDI from the coding sequence ATGCATCAGCAACCAGATATTTACGCAGGACTGCAGGACACGGCGCTCTCAGACTTTTTCCGTAACGCCGGCGATAAACTGGTTGATGAGTCCGCCGTTATGTCGCTCGCTATCAACAGTATTCTTCAGTCCGAGGGCCATTTGAACAATAAAGCCATCATTTTATGGCTGATTCAGGCGCTGGAAACGACAGATGACGTGGTCACAGCAGACGTGATCCGTAAAACACTGGAGATTGTCGTCGGCTACACCATGGACGATATCTAA
- a CDS encoding diguanylate phosphodiesterase, producing MLTTIIYRSHICDNVSFKSIEAMVAKANERNGQADVTGILLFNGTHFFQLIEGPEESVQDIYQHICQDPRHYNLVELLCDYAPSRRFGKVGMELFDLREHDREEVLQAVMDRGTTKYQLAYDDRALQFFRTFVESTEKANYFEIPSADSWVFIPDKDTFYPATPIIDNTEGCSFAFQPIVDPFACEIISWEALLRTPDGQSPGAYFAGLAGDDIYLADLHSKRVALSLAGKLGLRNKALSINLLPMTLVKVPNAVAFLLDEISRNDLIPEQIIVEFTEREVISRMDDFTDAVRKLKGAGINLAIDHFGAGFAGLSLLAHYQPDRIKIDHELIRNIHQDGPRQSIVQAIIKCCFSLEIAVSAVGVERAEEWMWLESAGISQFQGNLFAGARLGGLPAVAWPEKK from the coding sequence ATGCTAACCACCATCATTTATCGCAGCCATATCTGCGACAATGTCTCATTCAAATCGATCGAGGCCATGGTTGCCAAGGCAAACGAGAGAAATGGGCAGGCGGATGTCACCGGTATTTTACTTTTTAACGGGACTCATTTTTTCCAACTCATTGAAGGGCCTGAAGAAAGCGTACAGGATATTTATCAGCATATTTGCCAGGATCCTCGCCACTATAATCTGGTGGAGTTGCTTTGCGATTATGCGCCGTCCCGTCGTTTTGGTAAGGTCGGAATGGAACTGTTTGATTTACGTGAACACGATCGCGAGGAAGTTCTGCAGGCGGTGATGGACCGGGGGACGACAAAATATCAGCTCGCCTATGATGACCGGGCGCTGCAATTTTTCCGTACTTTTGTCGAATCCACAGAAAAAGCGAACTATTTTGAGATTCCTTCCGCCGATAGTTGGGTTTTTATTCCTGATAAGGATACCTTCTATCCTGCTACCCCGATTATCGATAATACGGAAGGTTGTTCCTTTGCCTTCCAGCCGATTGTCGACCCTTTCGCCTGCGAAATTATTTCGTGGGAAGCGCTATTGCGCACCCCGGACGGACAGTCTCCAGGCGCCTATTTTGCCGGCCTGGCCGGGGATGATATTTATCTCGCCGACCTGCACAGTAAACGCGTCGCACTGTCGCTGGCGGGTAAATTAGGTTTACGTAATAAGGCATTAAGCATTAATTTGCTGCCGATGACGCTGGTCAAAGTGCCCAATGCGGTAGCCTTCCTGCTCGATGAGATTAGCCGCAATGATCTGATTCCGGAGCAGATTATTGTCGAGTTTACCGAGCGGGAGGTCATTTCACGGATGGATGACTTTACCGATGCGGTACGTAAACTGAAGGGGGCGGGAATTAATCTTGCTATCGATCACTTTGGCGCCGGGTTTGCCGGATTGTCGCTGCTGGCGCACTACCAGCCCGACCGAATTAAAATTGACCATGAGCTGATCCGCAACATCCATCAGGATGGGCCGCGCCAGTCGATTGTACAGGCTATTATCAAATGCTGTTTTTCGCTGGAAATTGCCGTCTCTGCCGTCGGCGTTGAGCGTGCTGAAGAGTGGATGTGGCTGGAGTCTGCGGGTATTTCGCAGTTTCAGGGAAATTTATTCGCTGGCGCTCGCCTGGGTGGCCTGCCCGCCGTCGCATGGCCGGAGAAGAAATGA